In Cycloclasticus sp., a single genomic region encodes these proteins:
- a CDS encoding CUAEP/CCAEP-tail radical SAM (seleno)protein, whose protein sequence is MQNKLNILLISPYDLGRQPFALAHARTWLKESGFNVECLDLSIQQLEQKALKKADLIGLYLGMHTATRIALKALPKINQYAPKASLFSFGLYAPLNQDILSQQKVRYFFGGESEPDILQLANQLAQGADSNIDNTIVRTTKIDFKLPDRTALPALSKYAKLIPAPGQQKNLGFIETSRGCKHVCRHCPVTPIYKGKFRIIPFDIVMQDIAQQVDMGAEHISFGDPDFFNGPTHAKKIIFAMHEQFPQLSFDATIKVEHILKHADLLAILKKTGCLFITCAVESFDDDILLKLDKGHTRADTYKAVELIRQAGIVISPTFVPFSPWMSLQGYRDLLHDVVSLGLINEVAPIQLAIRLLIPNGSYLLELPGFEKLIGDFDADTLGYQWQHTNPDVDQLQLNIMEIVEHAEQEEHARYQTFSTIWQATHDALNIATPALAASPAKHVPHLSEAWYCCAEPTEELINSF, encoded by the coding sequence ATGCAAAACAAATTAAACATTTTATTGATCAGCCCTTACGACCTTGGTCGCCAACCATTTGCCCTAGCGCACGCCCGTACTTGGTTGAAAGAAAGTGGTTTTAATGTCGAATGCTTAGACTTATCCATCCAACAACTTGAGCAAAAAGCTCTAAAAAAAGCCGACTTAATCGGCCTATACCTCGGCATGCACACCGCCACCCGCATTGCGTTAAAGGCCTTACCAAAAATCAATCAGTACGCGCCCAAAGCCAGCTTGTTTTCTTTCGGCTTATACGCGCCATTAAATCAAGACATTCTTAGCCAGCAAAAGGTGCGCTATTTCTTTGGCGGTGAAAGCGAACCCGATATTCTACAGCTGGCCAATCAACTGGCGCAGGGAGCGGATTCCAATATCGACAACACCATCGTTCGCACAACAAAAATTGATTTTAAATTACCGGATAGAACTGCTCTGCCAGCTTTATCAAAATACGCAAAACTAATTCCCGCACCCGGCCAGCAAAAAAACTTGGGCTTCATAGAAACATCACGTGGTTGCAAACACGTCTGTCGTCATTGCCCTGTTACCCCGATTTATAAAGGAAAATTCCGTATTATTCCCTTTGATATCGTGATGCAGGATATCGCTCAGCAAGTTGATATGGGCGCTGAACATATTTCATTTGGTGATCCCGACTTTTTTAATGGCCCAACTCATGCCAAGAAAATTATCTTCGCCATGCATGAACAGTTCCCTCAACTCAGTTTTGACGCGACCATCAAGGTTGAACATATTTTAAAACATGCCGATCTATTAGCTATTTTGAAAAAAACCGGCTGCCTCTTTATTACCTGCGCGGTTGAATCTTTTGATGACGATATTTTATTAAAGCTGGATAAAGGGCATACGCGTGCTGATACCTACAAAGCGGTCGAGCTAATAAGACAAGCTGGCATTGTGATATCACCAACCTTCGTTCCCTTTTCCCCTTGGATGAGTTTACAAGGATACCGAGATTTATTACACGACGTCGTCAGCTTGGGCCTTATTAACGAAGTTGCTCCCATACAACTGGCGATTCGCCTGCTCATTCCAAATGGCTCTTATCTATTAGAACTGCCTGGTTTTGAAAAATTAATCGGTGACTTTGATGCAGATACCTTAGGCTATCAATGGCAACATACAAACCCTGATGTCGATCAGCTTCAACTTAATATCATGGAAATTGTTGAACACGCCGAGCAAGAGGAACACGCTCGATACCAAACATTCTCTACGATATGGCAAGCCACACACGATGCGCTGAACATAGCCACACCCGCCCTCGCCGCCAGCCCTGCTAAACACGTGCCTCACTTATCAGAAGCGTGGTATTGCTGCGCAGAGCCTACTGAGGAGCTTATCAATAGCTTCTAA
- the yjgA gene encoding ribosome biogenesis factor YjgA, producing MNELEAREAELISKTQIKREADDLVSLGKTIADLSQDQFEAMPLSDNLRQAIILVRKLTKGGAIKRQFKYIGKLLRSTDVEEMKQAIERQLDKDRAAASRLHKMEQWRDKLVEQGDVALSEFLESFPQADRQHIRQLQRKAKHELEKQKPPAAARKIFQYIKDISISD from the coding sequence ATGAACGAACTAGAAGCAAGAGAAGCTGAGCTGATCAGTAAGACACAAATTAAGCGAGAGGCCGATGACCTCGTGTCATTGGGCAAAACGATTGCAGATCTGTCGCAAGATCAGTTTGAGGCTATGCCATTGAGTGACAACTTAAGACAAGCGATTATTTTGGTGAGAAAACTAACCAAAGGCGGCGCGATTAAACGACAGTTTAAATATATTGGGAAATTACTGCGTAGTACCGACGTTGAAGAAATGAAACAGGCCATTGAGCGCCAGCTAGATAAAGACCGAGCGGCTGCTTCCCGTTTACATAAAATGGAGCAATGGCGCGATAAGCTGGTTGAACAAGGTGATGTTGCGCTGAGTGAATTTTTAGAGAGTTTCCCGCAAGCGGATAGGCAACATATTAGGCAGCTTCAACGCAAAGCGAAGCACGAGCTTGAAAAGCAGAAACCGCCTGCCGCGGCACGTAAAATATTCCAATATATAAAGGATATATCAATATCGGATTAA
- a CDS encoding PepSY domain-containing protein — protein sequence MGNRRQQRKKLKSLYVWHRYAGLFTALFIIFITVSGIALNHTDDLALKKQHISSNILLDSYNIQAPSFILQFSSGQRVITQADNFLFINAGNAITAEEPLIGVAEFDNFLIIALSNALLLIDSNHQLVETLGHIDGVPNNISSLGVDKSHRVTLLANNQLYQLDNDLSLQKVSMDHAINWSTAERMSESETAHIAQRYRSNIISLETLLLDIHSGRFFGSYGTLFFDLIGIVLLFLAFTGVIIWIKQRLK from the coding sequence ATGGGCAACAGAAGGCAGCAACGCAAAAAACTAAAATCGTTATATGTTTGGCACCGCTACGCAGGGCTATTTACTGCGCTGTTTATTATCTTTATTACCGTTAGCGGTATTGCGTTAAACCATACTGATGACCTCGCACTGAAAAAACAGCATATCAGTAGCAACATCCTGTTAGACAGCTATAACATTCAAGCGCCAAGCTTCATATTGCAATTCAGCAGTGGGCAACGAGTCATCACACAGGCCGACAACTTCTTATTCATCAATGCTGGCAACGCCATAACAGCTGAAGAGCCATTAATTGGCGTTGCTGAATTTGACAACTTCCTGATCATCGCGTTAAGCAATGCTCTTCTTTTAATAGATTCTAACCATCAGCTCGTCGAGACCTTGGGCCATATTGATGGTGTTCCAAATAACATTTCTAGCCTTGGCGTGGATAAAAGTCATCGAGTCACCCTGCTAGCCAACAATCAGCTTTATCAACTAGATAATGACCTCAGTTTGCAAAAAGTGTCCATGGATCACGCCATCAACTGGTCAACAGCTGAACGCATGTCAGAGAGTGAAACAGCTCATATTGCCCAACGCTACAGATCCAACATCATCTCGCTAGAAACCCTTCTTCTAGATATCCACAGTGGGCGATTTTTTGGCTCGTACGGTACTTTATTTTTTGACTTAATCGGCATTGTTCTTTTGTTTTTAGCCTTCACTGGGGTTATTATTTGGATAAAACAACGTCTCAAATAG
- a CDS encoding DUF2007 domain-containing protein: MIKVFSAQNFIEVAFWRNYLEQHDIACQIKNEFLGSAAGELPPIECWPELWITDDRDEAVAQKHLASDPLGEQNLPAWLCQFCGEESDGQFTHCWNCEKEKANEISGEG, encoded by the coding sequence ATGATTAAGGTTTTTTCAGCGCAAAATTTTATCGAGGTGGCTTTTTGGAGAAATTATCTAGAGCAACACGATATTGCGTGCCAAATTAAAAATGAATTTTTGGGCAGTGCGGCGGGTGAATTGCCGCCGATAGAGTGTTGGCCTGAGCTTTGGATCACGGATGATCGGGACGAAGCGGTGGCGCAGAAACATTTAGCCAGTGACCCATTAGGCGAGCAAAATTTGCCGGCTTGGCTTTGCCAGTTTTGTGGTGAAGAAAGTGATGGGCAGTTCACGCATTGTTGGAATTGCGAAAAAGAAAAAGCGAATGAAATTAGTGGGGAAGGTTAA
- a CDS encoding class II aldolase/adducin family protein: MPQQEQLCFYYRLLRQHGLNDSHSGNGSVRLSDAFAITKTGACADTIKVDELIHCHLNKPPPENASLDASIHQSIYQTNERYQAVLHAHNPYTIALTLHSQQFSPVDFEGKLYFGDLQVIECEAKRYLEVMPKRICESLKQQPIAIVQSHGVYAAAGSLELAYKWLCSIEQSAKIKWLTKQI, from the coding sequence ATGCCGCAACAAGAACAGCTCTGCTTTTACTATCGACTCTTACGGCAACATGGCTTAAACGATTCGCACAGTGGCAACGGTTCTGTTCGGTTAAGCGACGCCTTCGCCATAACAAAAACAGGCGCATGCGCTGACACTATAAAAGTCGACGAGCTTATTCATTGCCATCTCAACAAACCGCCGCCTGAAAACGCCTCATTGGACGCCAGTATTCACCAGTCTATCTATCAAACAAATGAACGTTATCAAGCTGTTTTACACGCCCACAACCCCTACACCATTGCCTTAACTCTACACAGCCAACAGTTTTCCCCTGTCGACTTTGAAGGCAAACTCTATTTTGGCGACCTGCAAGTCATTGAATGTGAGGCTAAACGCTATCTTGAGGTGATGCCAAAACGCATCTGCGAGTCTTTAAAACAGCAACCTATCGCCATCGTTCAATCGCACGGTGTGTATGCCGCAGCAGGCAGCTTAGAATTAGCCTATAAATGGTTATGCTCCATTGAACAATCGGCAAAAATAAAGTGGCTAACTAAACAAATCTAA
- the rnd gene encoding ribonuclease D translates to MTQPQYIDTTEQLTDFCNVIKSVPWLAIDTEFQREKTYRSILALIQIATPDIVAIIDPLACDINPLLDVLSDKNILKIFHAARQDQEIFYDLRGEPLSPVFDTQIAAPILGHPEQAGYARLVDDILGVQLSKAHSRTDWLRRPLSDEQITYAADDVIYLAKLYPLLENQLKEKDRLNWLAPAFADLCKASLYANPPEFAWKRIRAAKRLKGASLSILQKVAEWREALAQTKNIPRGWLIKDDVLIDIAKLKPSSIHSLSSIRGVSEKFADKFGNTILQLISAAVDKKPSPLEAHKKPKKVTEKEEALADLLMAQVRLKAATANVNPTSLTNRKELLQLIQGQRDIELLSDWRNDMVGKDLIATLDGNSSFNVVSGELIITPSQA, encoded by the coding sequence ATGACTCAACCCCAATATATCGATACAACCGAACAACTCACCGACTTTTGCAATGTTATAAAAAGCGTACCGTGGTTAGCTATCGATACCGAATTTCAGCGGGAAAAAACCTACCGTTCAATACTCGCGTTAATCCAAATCGCCACGCCGGATATAGTCGCTATCATCGACCCGCTGGCCTGCGACATCAACCCCTTATTGGATGTTTTAAGCGATAAAAATATTTTAAAAATATTTCATGCCGCTCGCCAAGACCAAGAGATCTTTTACGACTTACGTGGCGAACCTTTATCACCCGTTTTCGATACTCAAATCGCCGCCCCGATTCTAGGGCACCCCGAACAAGCCGGTTACGCGCGCTTAGTCGACGATATCTTGGGCGTGCAATTAAGCAAAGCCCATTCCCGAACCGATTGGCTCCGCAGGCCTCTGAGCGATGAACAAATAACCTACGCCGCAGACGACGTCATCTATTTAGCCAAGCTGTACCCATTATTAGAAAACCAGCTTAAAGAAAAAGACCGGCTCAACTGGCTAGCACCCGCCTTTGCCGATTTATGCAAAGCCTCGTTATATGCCAACCCACCTGAATTCGCTTGGAAACGGATCCGCGCTGCCAAACGCTTAAAAGGCGCATCACTATCCATTTTACAAAAAGTCGCCGAATGGCGTGAAGCACTCGCACAAACAAAAAATATTCCGCGTGGCTGGCTAATCAAAGACGACGTCTTAATCGACATCGCAAAACTCAAGCCGAGCAGCATTCATTCCTTATCGAGCATTCGCGGTGTTTCAGAAAAGTTTGCCGATAAATTTGGTAACACTATCCTTCAGTTAATTAGCGCTGCCGTCGATAAAAAACCTAGTCCACTAGAAGCACACAAAAAACCAAAAAAAGTGACTGAAAAGGAAGAAGCGCTAGCCGATCTTTTGATGGCACAGGTCAGGTTAAAAGCAGCCACTGCGAACGTTAACCCCACCTCACTCACTAATCGTAAAGAATTACTGCAATTAATCCAAGGTCAACGGGATATTGAGTTACTCAGTGATTGGCGAAACGACATGGTTGGCAAGGACCTCATCGCCACACTCGATGGTAATAGCAGTTTTAATGTTGTCTCTGGAGAGTTAATTATCACACCCTCTCAAGCATAA
- a CDS encoding DUF5063 domain-containing protein yields MLRENKNKILKQIQDLQGNAKRFCFLIENIHEFSSQEWLNDISLILPQIHAVMGVIDSANDRGECLFALSDIDERFDLFCHLKNSLGEKDAYELGEELAENELYGSLSGDLADLYFEIKRGLDLINLGQENLPAALSLWRDGFFLHWGKHLIDAEKHLYDLRVHHQI; encoded by the coding sequence GTGCTTAGGGAAAACAAAAATAAAATATTAAAACAAATCCAAGATTTGCAGGGAAATGCAAAGCGATTTTGTTTTCTGATTGAAAATATACATGAGTTTTCCTCTCAAGAATGGTTGAATGACATCAGCTTGATTTTGCCGCAGATTCATGCGGTGATGGGTGTTATTGACAGTGCAAATGATCGGGGTGAATGCTTGTTCGCCTTATCAGATATTGACGAGCGTTTTGATTTGTTTTGCCACCTTAAAAACAGCTTGGGTGAAAAGGATGCCTATGAGTTAGGTGAAGAGCTGGCTGAAAACGAGCTGTATGGTAGCCTCTCGGGTGACTTAGCTGATCTTTACTTTGAAATCAAACGGGGCCTTGACCTCATTAATTTAGGCCAAGAAAACTTGCCAGCAGCGTTGAGTCTTTGGCGAGATGGCTTTTTTTTACACTGGGGCAAACATCTAATTGATGCAGAAAAGCACTTGTATGACCTGCGTGTACACCACCAGATTTAG
- a CDS encoding FMN-binding protein, which yields MAKGVYQTPLAFLDQTFSGDVPSATNIWLTTQKKQVISNILQHSPSFIRVKYWQHESKTAWILSEVGKEKPITVGVVIDDGKIQQLKVLTFRESRGWEVKHNFFTRQFDHVGLNQERRLDKSIDGISGATLSVRALKKIARIALYLEQQL from the coding sequence ATGGCTAAAGGGGTTTATCAAACCCCTTTAGCCTTTCTTGATCAAACATTCAGCGGTGATGTACCCAGTGCAACGAATATTTGGCTGACCACGCAGAAAAAACAAGTTATCAGCAATATCTTGCAACACTCACCTTCTTTCATTCGCGTTAAATATTGGCAGCATGAGTCAAAAACAGCTTGGATACTCAGTGAAGTGGGCAAGGAAAAACCCATCACTGTCGGTGTCGTTATTGACGATGGCAAAATTCAACAACTCAAGGTGTTAACGTTTCGAGAATCTAGAGGCTGGGAAGTTAAACACAATTTCTTTACCCGTCAATTTGACCATGTTGGACTAAACCAAGAGCGGCGACTAGACAAATCTATTGACGGCATTTCTGGCGCGACCCTTTCCGTTCGAGCACTCAAAAAAATTGCTAGAATAGCACTGTATCTCGAACAACAACTCTAG
- a CDS encoding porin produces MNFATLAKNTGLAVALSIGISPLASALTLEDLAKRLDALEIQNKQLSKENAQLRDAVAQTNDKVEAAVIATESIADSASGIQKLANFADKTTIGGYGELHYNNLSGKGGASDKDEIDFHRFVLFFGHEFSDDIRFFSELEVEHSIAGEGKSGEVELEQAYIDFDLNDNHTARAGLFLLPVGIINETHEPPTFYGTERNPVEKNIIPATWWAAGAGLNGQLGGGFSYDAYVHSGLAVPGTGKNAWKVRSGRQKVSKAKANDPAATARLKYTGIPGLELAVSAQYQQDMGQGLVAGLDSGTLIETHAIWKSGPFGVKALYAAWDIDGSEVKAAGADEQEGFYIEPSYKISEKFGVFARFNQWDNQAGSSASESEKEQWDIGVNYWPHENVVIKADYQYQNNDDGEDQNGLNIGLGYQF; encoded by the coding sequence ATGAACTTCGCAACTCTCGCTAAAAATACTGGGCTCGCCGTTGCCCTCAGTATCGGCATCAGCCCCCTTGCATCGGCCCTCACATTAGAAGACCTAGCTAAAAGGCTCGATGCGCTTGAAATACAAAACAAGCAATTAAGCAAAGAAAATGCCCAACTTCGAGACGCTGTTGCACAAACAAACGACAAAGTAGAAGCTGCTGTTATCGCTACCGAGTCTATTGCCGATAGTGCAAGTGGCATCCAAAAACTAGCCAACTTCGCTGACAAAACAACCATCGGTGGTTACGGCGAATTGCATTACAACAACCTATCTGGCAAAGGCGGCGCCAGCGATAAAGATGAGATTGATTTCCACCGTTTTGTTTTATTCTTCGGTCATGAGTTCAGTGACGACATTCGTTTCTTCTCAGAACTTGAAGTTGAGCACAGCATTGCTGGTGAAGGTAAAAGCGGTGAAGTTGAGTTAGAACAGGCGTATATCGACTTTGACCTAAACGACAACCACACAGCCCGCGCAGGTTTATTCTTGCTACCTGTTGGCATCATCAACGAAACACACGAGCCACCTACTTTTTATGGCACAGAACGTAATCCTGTTGAGAAAAACATTATCCCAGCTACATGGTGGGCAGCGGGTGCCGGCTTAAACGGCCAATTAGGCGGTGGCTTTAGCTACGACGCTTATGTACACTCTGGCCTCGCTGTACCTGGAACAGGTAAAAATGCTTGGAAAGTTCGTAGCGGTCGTCAAAAGGTGAGCAAAGCTAAAGCCAATGACCCAGCTGCAACCGCACGCCTTAAGTACACTGGCATTCCAGGACTGGAACTTGCTGTTAGCGCGCAATACCAACAAGACATGGGCCAAGGTTTAGTTGCCGGTCTTGATAGCGGTACATTGATTGAAACACATGCTATCTGGAAGTCAGGCCCCTTTGGTGTTAAAGCGCTATACGCTGCTTGGGATATCGATGGATCCGAGGTTAAAGCAGCCGGTGCTGATGAGCAAGAAGGCTTTTACATTGAACCTTCTTACAAAATATCAGAAAAATTCGGTGTGTTTGCTCGCTTTAACCAGTGGGACAATCAAGCCGGTAGCAGCGCAAGCGAATCTGAAAAAGAACAGTGGGACATCGGTGTTAACTACTGGCCACACGAAAACGTGGTTATCAAAGCCGATTACCAGTACCAAAACAATGACGACGGCGAAGATCAAAACGGTCTAAACATCGGACTTGGCTACCAGTTCTAA
- a CDS encoding thioredoxin fold domain-containing protein, translating into MLKINSTAFRLVLSSLLFICSPATTALSETANSNNSRADFFHNFSGSLATELALAKEQKKFGVLLFFRTAHCPFCLRMKDTVFNQTSVQQYYKSHFRLLDIDIESAQHLTDEKNQRLSHIDYAKAHRVRLTPTIAFLDLNGELTYRQVGMIADPKEFIWLAEYVISGQTKVQNFTTYKMHKRSRNHAQ; encoded by the coding sequence ATGTTAAAAATAAACTCGACAGCTTTTCGCCTCGTTCTCAGCAGCCTTTTATTCATTTGCTCACCCGCTACAACAGCGCTTTCTGAGACAGCAAACAGCAACAACTCACGAGCTGATTTCTTTCACAATTTTTCAGGCAGTTTAGCGACAGAACTTGCGCTCGCTAAGGAACAGAAAAAGTTCGGTGTGCTGTTGTTTTTTAGAACCGCGCACTGCCCATTTTGCCTCAGAATGAAAGACACAGTCTTTAATCAAACAAGCGTACAACAGTATTATAAATCGCACTTTCGGCTGCTAGACATCGACATTGAATCGGCGCAACACTTAACCGATGAAAAAAACCAACGCCTTAGCCATATCGACTACGCAAAAGCACACCGTGTTAGACTCACACCAACCATTGCCTTTCTCGACCTAAATGGCGAATTAACATACCGACAAGTCGGCATGATTGCAGACCCAAAAGAGTTCATTTGGCTTGCTGAATACGTTATCAGTGGGCAAACAAAAGTACAGAATTTCACCACCTATAAAATGCATAAGCGCAGCAGAAACCACGCCCAATGA
- a CDS encoding DnaJ domain-containing protein — MIRLFLLIAIVLGVLYLVRWFLTTPAETVAANIRKSLWLLLGLGLIFLAITGKLNIIFAFIGSAVPLIARHLPNVLRVMGIAKSIKSARTDKQNINQPPSKVMSQQKALSILGLQEGASKKDIIQAHKRLMQKLHPDKGGSEDLATQINHAKDTLLKEHEH; from the coding sequence ATGATTCGACTATTTTTACTGATTGCAATTGTTCTAGGTGTTCTATACCTCGTTCGCTGGTTTTTAACGACACCAGCCGAAACCGTTGCCGCTAATATTCGTAAGTCACTTTGGCTTTTATTGGGGCTTGGGCTCATTTTTCTCGCCATTACGGGCAAACTCAATATCATCTTCGCCTTTATTGGCTCGGCGGTCCCTCTGATTGCAAGGCACTTGCCGAATGTTTTACGGGTTATGGGCATTGCGAAATCGATAAAATCAGCGCGCACAGATAAGCAAAACATAAACCAGCCTCCCTCTAAAGTCATGAGCCAGCAAAAAGCCCTCAGCATTCTTGGGCTACAGGAAGGTGCCTCAAAAAAAGACATTATTCAGGCACACAAGCGCTTGATGCAAAAATTACACCCTGACAAAGGCGGTTCAGAAGACCTTGCAACACAAATAAACCACGCAAAAGACACTTTATTAAAAGAGCATGAGCACTGA
- a CDS encoding SLC13 family permease → MSTEQVLIFSILFATLVLFAWGKWRYDIVALAAMTAVLLFDLVTPDEAFAGFGHPAVITVAAVLIISQALKNAGVVDVVAAYLLPHTSNAIIHIALLTAIVTFFSAFMNNVGALALLLPVAIATAKEHDRSPAMVLMPLAFGSILGGMSTMIGTPPNIIIANYRAEITGTAFSMFDFSPIGSIIAFIGVLFITLIGWRLIPKQRFEENPPEQLFEVSDYLTEVKVMADSPLIDLAVNEIEHLKSNDIGIVGVTRGHRFALNTNPNYALKENDILILRGDLLALQSKFADSNLEFQTASGKTFDDLTDGDLTLTECVITATSPLVNRDVSYLRRRTANSVAVIGLAHEGRMLRKRLRNHSFKVGDILLLQCEKAFVSDMLVELNLLPLAKRDIQIGQQRRVLMALAIFIGAIIIGAMNILPMAGSFILAILLYSVMGFLPGKDVYRDVDWPIIILLGGMIPVGRALESTGATELVASSIVNITDGLPIYMVLTLILVITMFLSDIINNAATALVMAPISVGIANQLGVNIDPFLMAVAIGASCAFLTPIGHQSNTLVMGPGGYQFGDYWRMGLPLELIITVISVPLILTVWPL, encoded by the coding sequence ATGAGCACTGAACAAGTTTTAATATTTTCCATTTTATTCGCCACCCTAGTGTTATTTGCGTGGGGAAAATGGCGATACGACATTGTTGCCCTAGCCGCCATGACCGCCGTGCTCTTATTTGATCTGGTCACGCCTGATGAAGCATTCGCTGGATTTGGTCACCCCGCCGTTATTACCGTTGCCGCTGTACTCATTATCAGCCAAGCCTTAAAAAATGCCGGCGTCGTCGACGTGGTTGCCGCCTATTTATTGCCGCACACGAGTAATGCCATTATTCACATTGCGCTACTCACGGCTATCGTGACGTTCTTTTCAGCCTTTATGAATAATGTGGGCGCACTTGCCCTATTACTACCTGTAGCCATTGCCACCGCAAAAGAACATGACCGCTCTCCCGCCATGGTATTAATGCCCTTGGCTTTTGGCAGCATCCTAGGCGGCATGAGCACCATGATTGGCACACCGCCAAACATTATCATTGCCAATTATCGCGCCGAAATCACAGGCACGGCTTTCAGCATGTTCGATTTTTCACCCATCGGCTCTATCATCGCCTTCATTGGTGTTCTCTTTATCACCCTTATTGGCTGGCGGTTGATACCCAAACAACGCTTTGAAGAAAACCCGCCTGAACAATTGTTTGAGGTCAGCGATTATTTAACTGAAGTGAAGGTAATGGCCGACAGCCCGTTAATAGACCTTGCGGTTAACGAAATAGAACACCTTAAAAGTAATGATATTGGTATTGTTGGCGTTACGCGAGGCCATCGTTTTGCTCTCAATACAAACCCAAATTATGCTTTAAAAGAAAATGATATTTTGATTCTACGAGGCGACCTTCTCGCCTTGCAAAGCAAATTCGCCGATAGCAATCTTGAATTCCAAACCGCTAGTGGGAAAACCTTTGATGATTTAACCGATGGTGACCTTACTCTCACGGAGTGTGTCATTACCGCTACCTCGCCCTTAGTTAATCGAGACGTATCTTATTTACGCCGCCGAACCGCTAACTCGGTGGCTGTTATCGGCCTTGCTCACGAAGGAAGAATGCTGCGTAAGCGCCTACGCAATCACAGCTTCAAAGTGGGTGATATCCTGCTTTTACAGTGCGAAAAGGCTTTTGTCAGCGATATGCTCGTCGAATTAAACTTATTACCGCTCGCCAAACGGGATATTCAAATCGGCCAACAGCGTCGCGTACTGATGGCGCTAGCTATTTTTATTGGCGCAATTATTATAGGCGCGATGAACATTCTGCCGATGGCAGGCTCATTTATTTTAGCCATACTGCTGTACTCCGTAATGGGGTTCTTACCGGGGAAAGACGTCTATCGTGATGTCGATTGGCCCATTATCATTCTGCTCGGCGGCATGATTCCTGTGGGTCGGGCCTTAGAAAGCACCGGCGCGACCGAATTAGTCGCTAGCAGTATCGTAAACATAACCGATGGACTGCCCATTTATATGGTGTTAACGCTCATTCTAGTCATCACCATGTTTCTATCCGACATTATTAATAACGCGGCAACCGCTTTAGTGATGGCACCTATTTCAGTGGGCATAGCAAATCAGTTAGGCGTGAACATAGACCCTTTTTTAATGGCGGTTGCCATCGGTGCATCTTGTGCATTTCTAACGCCTATCGGGCACCAGTCAAATACCTTAGTAATGGGCCCGGGCGGTTATCAGTTTGGAGATTATTGGCGAATGGGCTTGCCACTGGAACTTATCATCACGGTTATTTCTGTACCGCTTATTTTAACCGTATGGCCGCTTTAA